GAGAGCCAGGAGAGCACGTGTACACCGTTGGTGATGTGTTCTATGGGGGTTTCCTGTTCGGGCACGGTGGGCCAGATGTTTTTCCACATCTGGCGTGAGACGCTGCCGTGCAGCTGACTGACGCCGTTTTTGAAGCCGGCCATGCGGATGGCTATCACAGTCATGCAGAACAGTTCGCTCTTGTTGTCGGGGTTCTCCCGTCCAAGCCCCAGGAAGCTTTCTGCGTCTATGCCGAGCTCCTTGATGTATTTCCCAAGATACTTCATGACCTGCTCGGCAGTGAAGCGATCATTGCCGGCTGGAACCGGTGTGTGGGTGGTGAAGATATTGGTGGCATATACGGCTTCAAAAGCGGCGTCAAAGCCAAGGCTCTGTTCGTGCATCAGGTAGCGGATGCGTTCCAGGGGCATGAAGCCGCTGTGGCCTTCGTTCATATGGCAGACGGTGGGATTGATGCCTATGGATTTCAGGGCACGAATACCCCCGATGCCCAGCAGGACTTCCTGCTTAAGACGCATCTCTTCGTCGCCACCATAGAGCTGTTTGGTGATCTCACGCCCTTCCGGGGCGTTTTCATCCAGGCAGGCATCCAGGAGGTAGAGGGTGATGCGGCCGACGGCGACCTGCCAGATCTGAAAAAAGACGCGTCCAAAGGGATAGTCGATGTAGGGTTTGATGGGGGACCCGCTTTTGTCGCGTACCAGGCTGATGGGCATGTTGTGAAAGTCATTTTCCGGATAGCGCTCGTGCTGCCATCCGTCGGCGTTGAGGGATTGCCGGAAATAGCCGTGGCGATAGAGCAGCCCCACTCCCACCAGGGGGATCCCCAGTTCACTGGCTGACTTCAGGTGGTCGCCGGAGAGGATGCCCAGGCCGCCAGAGTAAATGGGCAGGGATTCATGGATGCCATACTCCAGGGAGAAGTAGGCGATGGTAAAATTCTGCCAGTCCCGCGACAGGCGTGAGTACCAGGTCTCCAGGGTCATATAGTGCTGGAATTCGCGGTAGACGCTGTTCATGTGGTTGAGGAAACCCTCATCCTCGGCCAGTTCTTCCAGCCGCTCCCAGCTCAGGGCGCCAATGAGGCGGATGGGGTTGTGCTCAATGGAGGGGTTGTTCCAGAGATCCTGATCTATGCGGTAGAAGAGCTCTATGGCATCGGTCTGCCAGCTCCACCACATGTTCTGGGATATTTCCTGCAAGGGTTTGAGGGGTTCAGGCAGTTTTGGCACAACGGTGTAATAAGAAAAGTTTTTCATCCCGTAACCTCATCCCGCTTTTTTTCGAGTTCTGCCCGCAGCTTTTCCATGGCAGCTCGGGCTGCCTTCTGCTCGGCACTTTTTTTTGAAGTTCCTTCACCATGGCCGTAAACCTGGTCGTGCAAATAGAGGCTGACCGCAAAGTGTTTCTGGTGGTCGGGGCCCCACTCCCGTTCTACCCGGTATTCCGGTGCCAGTGACAGCGAGCCCTGGCTGAGTTCCTGCAACTCGGTTTTGTAGTCGCGGTGGCGATTACTGAAGACGGTTGACTCAATCTCCTCTGACATGAGTTCCAGTATGATGTTGCGAGCGGCATTAAGACCGCCGTCCAGGTAAATCGCCGCAACAACAGCCTCCATGGCATCAGCGAGAATGCTGGCCTTGTTCCGTCCGCCGGTGTTCTCTTCTCCTTTGCCGATGAAGAGATAGCGCCCCAGCTGAATCTTTTCACGGGCAACGCGGGAGAGGGTCTTTTCGTTGACGATAAAGGAGCGGATCTTGCTGAGCTTTCCTTCGCTTTGGGCGGGGAAGCTCTCAAGCAGATAGTGGCTGATAATAAGGCCGAGAACCGAGTCGCCCAGGAATTCCAGGCGCTCGTTGTTCTCGGCCGATTTTCGATTGCTATGAAAGAAGGAGCGGTGGGTGAGGGCGGTATGCAGCAATTCCTTGCGCATAAAAACATAACCCAGCCGTTCCTCCAGGGGGGCGATACGTTCCTGGCTGCAGCAGTGGTCGTTCATCAGCCTGTGTATTTGGCAAAGAGCAGTGAGGCGTTGGTACCACCAAAACCAAAGGAGTTGCTGATGGTGCAGTTTACTTCACCCCGCACCGCCTGGTGAGGGATGTAGTCGAGGTCGCACTCGTCGCCGGGATTATCACAGTTGATAGTAGGAGGCATGATGCCGGTTTCCAGAACCTTGCAGCATACGACGGCTTCAAAGCCCCCGGCTGCTCCAAGCATGTGCCCCACCATGGATTTGGTTGAGCTGACTTTCAGCTTTGAGGCGTAGGTGCCAAAGGTGCTCTTGATGGCCTTGGTTTCGTTGAGGTCATTGTAAAAGGTGCTGGTGCCGTGGGCGTTGATGTAATCGACCTGCTCGGGCTTCATGCCGGCATCGTCGAGTACCATCTGCATGCAGCGTGCTGCGCCTTCGCCTTCTGGGGCCGGGCTGGTCATATGGTAGGCGTCACAGGTCATGCCATAGCCGAGCACTTCAGCGTAAATCCGTGCTCCACGTGCCTTGGCGCGCTCCAGTTCCTCGAGTACGAGGACACCGGCCCCTTCGGCCATGACAAAGCCGTCGCGATCGCGGTCAAAGGGGCGGGAGGCTTTCTGGGGCTCATCGTTGCGGGTTGACAGCGCTGTCATGGAAGCAAAGCCGCCAATGCCCAGGGAGGTGATTGCGGCTTCTGTGCCACCGGCAAACATCAGGTCAGCGTCACCACGCTGAATGATTTTAAAGGCGTCGCCGATGGAATGAGTTCCGGTGGCGCATGCCGTCACGTTACAGGCGTTGGGGCCTTTGGCGTTCAGGAGAATGGCCGCCTGTCCCGATGCCAGGTTGACGATGACCATGGGGATAAAAAAGGGCGTCAGGCGTTTGTAGCCCTTCTCCAGGGCGGTCGTGTGCCATTTCTCAATGGCGGGAAGACCTCCCATGCCTGAGCCGATGATGACGCCGCAGCGTACGGCGTCGGCCTCGGCAAGAGGATAGGTGATGCCGGCGTCTTTGGCTGCTTCAGCCGCTGAGGTCATGGCAAAATGAATAAAACGATCCATTTTCTTCTGGTCTTTTTTAGAGACAATGGCCTCGTCGATCTCGTAGTCTTTCACTTCACCGGCAATGCGTGCGGGAAATTCGCTGGCATCGAAGTGAGTGATGGGAGCGATACCGGATTTTCCGGCGATCAGCGACTCCCAGGACTGTGCAACGGTGTTCCCTACAGGGCTGACAGCTCCAAGTCCGGTGACAACAACTCTTCTTTTCATGTGCCTCTTCCTGTTCATTCTCTTGCGAGAGTCGGTTTTTCAGAGACTGCCCGTACAGAGTACCTGGAAGTTACGCAGAGAACGGGATCAGCTCCGTCAATTCCGCGTACTCCGCTTCAGCAGTGAAAAATGCTCACCGCAGGCGGTGAGCATTCAAGATCAGCCGTTGTTTTCGATGTAGCTGATGGCGTCCTGTACGGTGACAATTTTTTCGGCTTCGTCATCGGGAATCTCAAGGCCGAACTCTTCTTCCAGGGCCATGATCAGTTCCACGGTATCCAGGCTGTCGGCGCCCAGGTCATCAATGAAAGAGCTCTCGTTGTTTACCGTGTCGATTCCTACACCAAGTTGCTCTGCTACAATTTCTTTCACTTTTTGCTCAATGGACATAAAGACTCCTTTTGCATTGAAAACTCAATATCTGTCTGGTTTATTGTTCATCACCCAACTTCTCCCCTGCTTTAGGGGAAAGTTGATAGTGGTGTCAAGTAAAAAACCGCGAGTGGTTTGTCACCGGTGCAGGGGGGCTTCCGGGGGGAGTTGCGTCCCGATCTGCCTCGCTGACGGGGTGTTACATGTACATGCCGCCGTTGACGGCAATCACCTGTCCCGTGACATAGTCAGCCAGACCGGAGGCCAGGAAGACGACGGCTCCTGCGACATCCTCGGGTTTTCCAAAACTTCCCAGCGGGATGTGGCT
This portion of the Desulfurispirillum indicum S5 genome encodes:
- the acpP gene encoding acyl carrier protein, producing MSIEQKVKEIVAEQLGVGIDTVNNESSFIDDLGADSLDTVELIMALEEEFGLEIPDDEAEKIVTVQDAISYIENNG
- the rnc gene encoding ribonuclease III; the encoded protein is MNDHCCSQERIAPLEERLGYVFMRKELLHTALTHRSFFHSNRKSAENNERLEFLGDSVLGLIISHYLLESFPAQSEGKLSKIRSFIVNEKTLSRVAREKIQLGRYLFIGKGEENTGGRNKASILADAMEAVVAAIYLDGGLNAARNIILELMSEEIESTVFSNRHRDYKTELQELSQGSLSLAPEYRVEREWGPDHQKHFAVSLYLHDQVYGHGEGTSKKSAEQKAARAAMEKLRAELEKKRDEVTG
- the fabF gene encoding beta-ketoacyl-ACP synthase II, whose product is MKRRVVVTGLGAVSPVGNTVAQSWESLIAGKSGIAPITHFDASEFPARIAGEVKDYEIDEAIVSKKDQKKMDRFIHFAMTSAAEAAKDAGITYPLAEADAVRCGVIIGSGMGGLPAIEKWHTTALEKGYKRLTPFFIPMVIVNLASGQAAILLNAKGPNACNVTACATGTHSIGDAFKIIQRGDADLMFAGGTEAAITSLGIGGFASMTALSTRNDEPQKASRPFDRDRDGFVMAEGAGVLVLEELERAKARGARIYAEVLGYGMTCDAYHMTSPAPEGEGAARCMQMVLDDAGMKPEQVDYINAHGTSTFYNDLNETKAIKSTFGTYASKLKVSSTKSMVGHMLGAAGGFEAVVCCKVLETGIMPPTINCDNPGDECDLDYIPHQAVRGEVNCTISNSFGFGGTNASLLFAKYTG